The DNA segment TGACATTGAACCGCTGGGCGAGGGCGAACAGGGTATCGCCCGCGCGGATGGTGTACAGGGTTCCGCCGGGGCACGTGGGTCCGGGGGGTGCGGTCGGGATGCAGATCTGCTGCCCGATCATGAGACGGTCGGGATCGACGCCGGGGTTGGCCGCGATCAACGCGGCCACGGTGACGTTGAACCTCTGGGCGAGGGAGAAGTAGGTGTCTCCGGCGCGGATGGTGTACAGGAAGCCGCCTGGGCACCCCGGCGCGGGGGGCGCGGTCGGGATGCAGATCCGTTGCCCGATCATGAGACGGTCGGGATCGACGCCGGGGTTGGCCGCGAGGAGCGCGTCCACGGTGACGTTGAACCGCCGGGCGAGCGAGAAGAAAGTATCGCCCGCGCGAATGGTGTAGAGGAAGCCGCCGGGGCATGGAGGCTCGGGAGGCGCCACGCCCGGGATGCAGATCTGTTGGCCGACCCGGAGGACGTCCGGGTTGGTGATCTGGGGGTTGGCCCGGATCAGGGCGTCAAGGGAGACGCCGAAGCGCTGGGCGATACGAAACAGAGTGTCCCCCGACCGCACCGTGTAGATACGACCACCGGGGCAGGCGGGCACCTGCCGCCCCGAGATCCCACCAAGGCCCCAGGCCAGCCGCTCCTTCATCCAGCTGGTCTGACCCAGGTCTGACACGTTCATCACCCTCTCGTGAATCGCTGCTCTGCCGCGACCGGGGACGAGCTCCGACCCGTCGCCGGGCCCGTCCCGGTCGGCTGCTCCCATCCTACGTGGCCAGAAGTCCGATGGGACCGGGACTGGCGGACCGTCAGCGCCGCAGGCCCCGTCAGGCCCGCGCTCCCACCGGTCCTCGCCCTTTCACCGCGGGTCCGCCAGCGGCTGCACGGCCTGCGCCCACGCCCCAGGAGTTGGGGACCGGGGGGCGAATCCCGAAACCCACGGGAGCCGAATCGACCCGGAGGTGGGAACGCTGGAAGCGAGCCAGGAGATGGCGGGGGTCGGCGGCCAGCCGGCGGCGGAGGCGCCCACGAGGGCGGAGGCGGCGCCGGGGGCTGCCGCAGGTGAGCTTCACGTGGAGCTGTTGGAGGAAGAGGCTTTCCCCACCCTGGGGGCGTGGGCGGAGGCGGTGGCCCGGGTGACGCGCCGGGCCTTCGCTCGGCCGGCGGGCTGGGCTGAGGGCCTGGAGGGACCCGGCGGCGCCACGGAGACGGTCGCGCAGGTCCTGGCGGACCGCGAGCGGAGCGCCCGCATCTGGGTCGCCCGCACACCCGCCGGAGACGTGGCCGGCACGGTGCGGGGGGTGCCTCAACCGGACGGGAGCTGGGAGCTGAAGCGGCTGGGCGTGGTGCCCGAGCACCGCCGCGGCGGTGTGGCCGGGCTCTTGGTGCGCACCGTCGAGGCCGCGGCCCGGGCGGCGGGAGCCCCGACCGTGCGGCTGCACTGTGTGGTGGAGCGGCTCCTCCCGGAAGTGTACGCCCACCTGGGCTACCGGGTGGTGAAGCGCTGGGCCCACGCCGAGAAGGCCCTGACCGTGGTGGCCATGGAGCGGGACCTGACCCCACCGGCCGTCCCGTACCCTGGCCCCTGGGAGGCCGAGGCGGCCCTTCCGGCCCGGGGTGTCTACGTGCTCTGGCTCTGGCTGCCCCGGCGGATCCACCTGCCTGTACCGGCCCCCGGCGGGAGCGCCCTGGAACCGGGCCTCTACGCCTATGTGGGCTCGGCCCAGCGGGCCCTGCCGGCGAGGCTCGAACGCCACGTGGCCGGCGGCAGCGTCCGCCACTGGCACGTGGACCACCTGCGGGCCCAGGCTCTGGTGGTAGGGGCCGACGTCTGGTCCGAGGCGCCCCGGGAGACGGAGTGCCGCCTCGCAGAGCGGCTGGCCCGGACGCCCGGGGCCGGCAGGCGTATCCCCCGGTTCGGATCGGGCGACTGCGGGTGCGCCGGCCACCTCGTCGGTCTCGGCGGCCGCCCCGAGGACGTGACACCCTACCTGGCACCCCGGCGGCTGCAGCCGGAGCTTCTGGCCGTTTTCCGTCCCTTGCGCCGGCCGTGGGCCGAAGGGAGGCACGAGACATGAACGAGCGGATCCTGGTGGTGAACGGACCCAACCTGAGCCGCCTGGGCCGGAGGGAACCGGACCTCTACGGCCGGGAAAGCCTGGAGGACGTGCAGCGCCGCCTGGAACGGCGGGCCCAGGCCCTGAATTGCCAGGTGACCTTCGTCCAATCCAACCACGAGGGCGCCCTGATCGATGCGATTCAGGCCGCCGAGGAGACCCACGAAGGCATCATCCTCAACCCGGGCGCCTACGGCCACACCAGCATCGCCCTGCGCGACTGCCTGGCCGGCTCACCCCTGCCCGCGGTGGAGGTGCACCTCACCAACATCCACGCACGGGAGCCCTTCCGGCACCGGCTCCTCACCGCGCCCGTCTGCCTGGGGGTGGTGGCGGGCCTGGGACCCCTGGGCTACGAGCTGGCCCTGGAGGCGCTGGTGGCCCACGTGAGGAGCCGCCATGCTTCCTGATACGGGTCCCGGTCGCGCCCGGGTCGCGCTCTTCGTTGTCCTCTACTTGGCGACCGTCACCGCGGCCACCTTCGCCGGCGAGGAGCTGGCCATGGGGCTCTGGCCCCGCCTGGCGGGCCTCATGGGGGTCGAGCCGTGGCCGGGCACCACCATGCCCGAGGGCATGGGTGGCCTTGTCGGTGGGAACCCAGGTCTCTTCGTGCTGCGGGGGCTCGTGACCCTGGGGCTGGTGCTGGCGGTGACGGCCCTCTTCCAGTGGGGGCTCTGGCGGGGCCGGCGGCGCCTGGCCCACCTGGGGCTGGCCGGGCACAGGGCCGGGTGGGAGCTGGGAAAGGGCTTTCTCATCGGCGCCGCGGCCATGCTCCTGGTCTACCTGCTGCTCCTGGCGGCCGGCTGGGCCACCAGGCTGCAGCCGGCAGCGCCTTCCCGTGCCGCCAGCGGTGGCACCCTCCTTGGCCTCACGCTGGGCCTCACCTTCCTGGCCGCGCAGGAGGAGCTGGTGGCCCGTGGCTTCCTGCTGCAGAGCCTGGCCCACGCCTGGGGCTTCCCCGCAGCCACGGGGGTTCAGGCCGCCGCCTTCGCGCTCCTCCACCTGGCCAACCCGCACGCAGGGCTGGCCTCCACGGCAGGAATCTTCGCGGCCGGGCTCTTCCTGGCGGCCGGATACGCCCGCACAGGCCGGCTCTGGCTGCCCACGGGCGCCCACACGGCCTGGAACCTGACGGAGGGGGTCGTTCTGGGCTTCCCCCTGAGCGGGCTCGCCACCCCCAGCCTCCTTCAGGCCCGGCTCACAGGGCCGGCGGCGGCCACTGGCGGCGCCTTCGGCCCCGAGGCGGGATGGATCGCCTCGGCTGTGCTCGTGGTCTTTACCTTCTGGCTGGGGTGGGAGGCCTGGCTCGGCCGGGATCCTACCCGCCCCCGAGGGCCCGGCGGCGACTTATGAGGTCCGGGGCTCGGCTGCATGCGAGCGGACGCCGCCCGATCCCGTCCGGTGGACGGAGCGGGAACCTTTCGGGACGAGGCGACAAGGCACTGCTGGTGGAAAGGAGAGCAGAGCGACGATGCACCCGGCCGACACCCCAGAGTCCGAGGCCCGTCACCTGGCCCGGGTGATCGACGTGGCCACGGGCCGCACCCCGCCCACCCTCCTGATCACCGGGGGACGGGTGCTGAACGTGTACACCGGCCGCCTGGAGGAGAAGTCCGTGGCCCTGGCGGGCGAGCGCATCGCCTACGTGGGGGCGCTCGAGGGATCCGGGCTGTCCCTGCCTGCGGACGTCCCTGTGCTCGACGCCTCGGGACGGGTCTTGGTGCCGGGCTACATCGAGCCCCACGCCCACCCCTTCCTTCTGTACAACCCCGCCACCCTGGCGGCGGCGGTGCTCCCCCGCGGGACCACCACCCTGATCAGCGACAGCCTCACCTTCTTCAACGGGCTGCCGGACCCGGAGCTCCACCGCCTGCTCGAGGCGCTGGCCGGGTTGCCCGTCCGCTTCCTCTGGTGGGCCCGGCTGGACTCCGAGACCCTCCTGGATTCCGACCAGGAGGCTCTCTACGCGCCCCAGCGGGTGGAGCGCTTCCTGGCACGGGACGACGTGGTCCAGGCGGGTGAGCTCACCGCCTGGCCCCGCCTCCTGGCGGGCGAGCCCGCCATGGTCAGCGGGGTGGCCGCGGCCCGCGCCCTGGGCAAGCGGGTGGAGGGCCACCTCCCCGGCGCCTCCTACCGCACTCTCGCCCGCCTTGCGGCAGCAGGCGCCACCGCGGACCACGAGGCCATCGCCGCCGCCGAGGTGCTGGACCGGCTGGCCCTGGGCTACCACGCGACCCTCCGCCACAGCTCCATCCGGCCGGACCTTCCCGCGCTCCTGGACGGCCTGCGGGCGTCGGGGGCGTGGGAGACACTCCCCTGGCACCGGCTGACGCTCACCACCGACGGGCCCACCCCGCCCTACCTCCGCCAGGGCTTCACGGACCACCTGCTCCGCATCGCCATGGATCACGGCGTGGAGCCGGCTCGGGCGTACGCGATGGCGACCGTGAACGCCGCCGCCTACTACCGCCTGGACGAGCACCTGGGGGGGCTCGCGCCGGGCCGCCAGGCCGACGTCAATCTCCTGCGGGACCTGTCGGAGCCCACCCCCGAGGTGGTGGTGGCCCGGGGCCGGGTGGCGGCTCGCGACGGAACCCTGTTGGAGCCCTTCACCCAGCCCGGGTGGGACCGGTGCCCGCCCTACCGGTTCTCCGGCCCGGTGCCCCATGCGGACCACTTCCGCCCCGGCCCGGGCCTGCCCGCCCTGCGCCTGGAGAACGCGGTGATCACCCGGGTCGTCGCCGAACCCCCGGGCCGCCCCGCGGACGGCTGGCTCCTGG comes from the Limnochorda pilosa genome and includes:
- a CDS encoding muramidase family protein, which produces MSDLGQTSWMKERLAWGLGGISGRQVPACPGGRIYTVRSGDTLFRIAQRFGVSLDALIRANPQITNPDVLRVGQQICIPGVAPPEPPCPGGFLYTIRAGDTFFSLARRFNVTVDALLAANPGVDPDRLMIGQRICIPTAPPAPGCPGGFLYTIRAGDTYFSLAQRFNVTVAALIAANPGVDPDRLMIGQQICIPTAPPGPTCPGGTLYTIRAGDTLFALAQRFNVTVEAILRANPLITDPELLRVGQIICIPGPTTLPAPAAAT
- a CDS encoding GNAT family N-acetyltransferase; protein product: MAGVGGQPAAEAPTRAEAAPGAAAGELHVELLEEEAFPTLGAWAEAVARVTRRAFARPAGWAEGLEGPGGATETVAQVLADRERSARIWVARTPAGDVAGTVRGVPQPDGSWELKRLGVVPEHRRGGVAGLLVRTVEAAARAAGAPTVRLHCVVERLLPEVYAHLGYRVVKRWAHAEKALTVVAMERDLTPPAVPYPGPWEAEAALPARGVYVLWLWLPRRIHLPVPAPGGSALEPGLYAYVGSAQRALPARLERHVAGGSVRHWHVDHLRAQALVVGADVWSEAPRETECRLAERLARTPGAGRRIPRFGSGDCGCAGHLVGLGGRPEDVTPYLAPRRLQPELLAVFRPLRRPWAEGRHET
- the aroQ gene encoding type II 3-dehydroquinate dehydratase; its protein translation is MNERILVVNGPNLSRLGRREPDLYGRESLEDVQRRLERRAQALNCQVTFVQSNHEGALIDAIQAAEETHEGIILNPGAYGHTSIALRDCLAGSPLPAVEVHLTNIHAREPFRHRLLTAPVCLGVVAGLGPLGYELALEALVAHVRSRHAS
- a CDS encoding CPBP family intramembrane glutamic endopeptidase; this translates as MLPDTGPGRARVALFVVLYLATVTAATFAGEELAMGLWPRLAGLMGVEPWPGTTMPEGMGGLVGGNPGLFVLRGLVTLGLVLAVTALFQWGLWRGRRRLAHLGLAGHRAGWELGKGFLIGAAAMLLVYLLLLAAGWATRLQPAAPSRAASGGTLLGLTLGLTFLAAQEELVARGFLLQSLAHAWGFPAATGVQAAAFALLHLANPHAGLASTAGIFAAGLFLAAGYARTGRLWLPTGAHTAWNLTEGVVLGFPLSGLATPSLLQARLTGPAAATGGAFGPEAGWIASAVLVVFTFWLGWEAWLGRDPTRPRGPGGDL
- a CDS encoding adenine deaminase C-terminal domain-containing protein translates to MHPADTPESEARHLARVIDVATGRTPPTLLITGGRVLNVYTGRLEEKSVALAGERIAYVGALEGSGLSLPADVPVLDASGRVLVPGYIEPHAHPFLLYNPATLAAAVLPRGTTTLISDSLTFFNGLPDPELHRLLEALAGLPVRFLWWARLDSETLLDSDQEALYAPQRVERFLARDDVVQAGELTAWPRLLAGEPAMVSGVAAARALGKRVEGHLPGASYRTLARLAAAGATADHEAIAAAEVLDRLALGYHATLRHSSIRPDLPALLDGLRASGAWETLPWHRLTLTTDGPTPPYLRQGFTDHLLRIAMDHGVEPARAYAMATVNAAAYYRLDEHLGGLAPGRQADVNLLRDLSEPTPEVVVARGRVAARDGTLLEPFTQPGWDRCPPYRFSGPVPHADHFRPGPGLPALRLENAVITRVVAEPPGRPADGWLLACLVDRAGRWITRTWLSGFARNLQGFATTFTGSGDLLVLGASPEAMAEAARRVREMGGGIAWSQEGLPVYELPLPILGTVSDLPVEILIERAEEVVARLRVAGHTFEDPVYTLLFLSSTHLPEARLTARGVVHVRSGRVLAPSSPLPAGA